A window of Desulfofundulus luciae contains these coding sequences:
- the hslU gene encoding ATP-dependent protease ATPase subunit HslU, with amino-acid sequence MENLTPRQIVAELDKYVIGQKEAKRAVAIALRNRYRRSRLPEELRDEVVPKNILMIGPTGVGKTEIARRLAKLVKAPFIKVEATKFTEVGYVGRDVESMVRDLVETSIRMVRQEKMEKVMDRATKMAEERIIELLAPLPRQETPRNPIEAILGSAFGGVTRQSGETDPMQESRIKRVQFEREALRQKLARGELENEYLEIEVEDNTIPTLEVFTGSGVEELGINIQDVLGGIFPKKKRKRKVTVAEARKILTQQEAQKLIDMDEVTTDAVRRAEEHGIIFLDEIDKIASREGGAGPDVSRGGVQRDILPIVEGSTVMTRYGPVKTDHILFIAAGAFHTAKPSDLIPELQGRFPIRVELSSLSEEDFLQILTEPENALIKQYTALLATEGVNVIFSQDSLVEIAKIAYTVNEQTENIGARRLHTIMEKLLEDLSFDAPELQGQTITIDRDYVQQKLGDIVKNEDLSRYIL; translated from the coding sequence ACGTGATCGGGCAAAAGGAAGCTAAAAGGGCCGTGGCCATCGCCCTGCGCAACCGCTACCGCCGCAGCCGCCTGCCCGAGGAGTTGCGGGATGAGGTGGTGCCCAAGAACATCCTGATGATTGGCCCCACGGGAGTGGGGAAAACCGAAATTGCCCGCCGTCTGGCCAAACTGGTGAAGGCCCCCTTTATCAAAGTGGAGGCCACCAAATTTACGGAAGTGGGTTATGTGGGCCGGGACGTGGAGAGCATGGTCCGGGATCTCGTGGAGACATCGATCCGCATGGTACGCCAGGAAAAAATGGAAAAGGTCATGGACAGGGCAACTAAAATGGCCGAAGAGCGGATCATCGAGTTGCTCGCCCCCCTGCCCCGCCAGGAAACGCCCCGCAATCCCATCGAGGCCATTTTGGGAAGCGCCTTTGGCGGCGTGACCCGGCAAAGCGGGGAAACCGATCCCATGCAGGAAAGCCGGATCAAGCGGGTGCAGTTCGAGCGGGAAGCCCTGCGGCAGAAACTGGCCCGGGGCGAGCTGGAAAACGAATACCTGGAAATCGAAGTAGAAGATAACACCATCCCCACCCTGGAGGTGTTCACCGGTTCCGGGGTGGAAGAATTGGGCATCAACATCCAGGACGTACTGGGGGGCATTTTCCCCAAAAAGAAGCGTAAACGCAAGGTAACGGTGGCCGAAGCCCGGAAGATTCTCACCCAGCAGGAAGCCCAGAAGCTGATTGATATGGACGAAGTGACCACCGATGCCGTGCGCCGGGCGGAGGAGCACGGGATTATCTTCCTGGACGAGATCGACAAAATTGCCAGCCGGGAAGGGGGAGCCGGGCCCGACGTTTCCCGGGGAGGGGTGCAACGGGACATTCTGCCCATTGTGGAAGGTTCAACGGTGATGACCAGGTACGGGCCGGTGAAAACCGACCACATCCTTTTTATTGCTGCCGGGGCCTTTCATACGGCCAAGCCTTCGGATCTTATTCCCGAACTGCAGGGGCGTTTCCCGATTCGCGTCGAGTTGTCGAGCCTTTCAGAAGAGGATTTTCTACAAATTCTGACCGAGCCGGAAAACGCCTTAATTAAGCAATATACCGCCCTTTTAGCTACTGAGGGTGTCAACGTGATATTTTCACAAGATTCTCTTGTCGAAATCGCAAAAATCGCTTATACTGTAAATGAGCAAACCGAAAACATAGGTGCCCGGCGGTTGCATACTATTATGGAAAAGCTGCTGGAAGATCTGTCCTTTGATGCACCGGAATTACAGGGACAAACAATTACCATCGACCGGGATTATGTCCAGCAAAAACTAGGCGACATAGTAAAGAACGAAGACCTGAGTCGCTACATCTTATAA
- the codY gene encoding GTP-sensing pleiotropic transcriptional regulator CodY, producing the protein MRNLLEKTRALNKLLQKSAGYPVDYKEMAVTLSENIGCNVYIIDRRGKALGYAFMKGFSCEIMREMVESPEGFPEEYNEYLLRINETQANFCQTVNACVFNHNQRCKFNNKVTTVVPIVGAGSRLGTLILARFGSNFTDEDLILAEYGATVVGMEILRARADRMEEEARKRAAVQIALGTLSYSELDAVQHIFEELDGDEGLLVASKIADRVGITRSVIVNALRKFESAGVIESKSLGMKGTYIRVLNDRLLEELERLKQH; encoded by the coding sequence ATGCGCAATCTTCTGGAAAAAACCCGTGCATTGAACAAACTGCTGCAAAAATCCGCCGGTTATCCGGTAGATTATAAAGAGATGGCGGTTACCTTAAGTGAAAATATAGGTTGCAATGTTTACATTATCGACCGGCGGGGCAAGGCTCTAGGTTATGCCTTTATGAAAGGTTTTAGCTGTGAGATCATGCGTGAAATGGTGGAGTCCCCCGAGGGTTTCCCCGAAGAATATAACGAATACCTGTTGCGCATTAACGAAACACAGGCCAACTTTTGCCAGACTGTAAATGCATGCGTGTTCAATCACAACCAGCGCTGCAAGTTCAACAACAAGGTAACCACGGTAGTTCCCATCGTGGGAGCCGGTTCCCGCCTGGGAACCCTTATCCTGGCGAGGTTTGGCAGCAACTTTACCGACGAGGATTTAATCCTGGCCGAGTACGGGGCCACCGTAGTAGGAATGGAAATCCTGAGGGCCCGGGCCGACCGCATGGAAGAAGAGGCCCGCAAGCGGGCCGCGGTGCAGATTGCCCTGGGCACCCTGTCCTACTCCGAGCTGGATGCCGTGCAGCATATTTTCGAGGAGCTGGACGGGGACGAGGGCCTGCTGGTGGCCAGCAAAATTGCCGACCGGGTAGGCATCACCAGGTCGGTAATTGTCAATGCCCTGCGTAAGTTTGAAAGCGCCGGGGTGATTGAATCCAAGTCCCTGGGTATGAAGGGCACCTACATTCGGGTGTTAAACGACAGGCTGCTGGAGGAGCTGGAAAGACTCAAGCAGCATTAA
- a CDS encoding Crp/Fnr family transcriptional regulator — protein sequence MLPGEIEQLRHIPIFAGLSDEQLAEIARLILDRKYRKGHIIFMEGEPGEAVYLLKSGRVKIYKQDEEGREHILHYINPGEVFAEVVLFDGGEYPACAEVVEDAHVGLIRNRDMDALILKNPSIALALLKIMARRLRVSQRQIMELALKDTTRRLASVLLELAREHGKPEEEGIRITMPLTNQELANLVGTSRETANRILGELRRDKAVAVTRQGIVVFKERLKTWL from the coding sequence GGCGGAAATTGCCCGCTTAATCCTGGACAGAAAATACCGCAAAGGGCACATTATTTTTATGGAGGGGGAGCCCGGGGAAGCGGTTTATCTTTTAAAATCCGGACGGGTAAAAATCTACAAACAGGATGAAGAAGGGCGGGAACACATCCTGCACTACATCAACCCGGGCGAGGTTTTTGCCGAAGTAGTCCTTTTTGATGGCGGCGAATACCCGGCCTGCGCCGAAGTAGTGGAAGATGCCCATGTGGGTCTGATCCGCAACCGGGATATGGACGCGCTCATTTTGAAAAATCCTTCCATTGCCCTTGCCCTGCTGAAGATTATGGCCCGGCGCCTGAGGGTATCCCAGCGACAGATCATGGAACTGGCCTTAAAAGATACCACCCGCCGTTTGGCCAGTGTGCTCCTGGAACTGGCCCGGGAACACGGTAAGCCGGAAGAAGAGGGTATCCGTATCACCATGCCCCTGACCAACCAGGAACTGGCCAACCTGGTAGGCACCTCCCGGGAAACGGCCAACCGCATTTTGGGCGAACTTCGCCGGGACAAGGCCGTTGCCGTAACCCGCCAGGGCATTGTGGTATTTAAGGAACGTTTAAAAACCTGGCTTTAA